The genome window AACGGCGATCTTCGACGTTTTGGATTCTATGATCTTCAACACCGGAATCGCGTTCAGTAAATACGGATTCTTTTTTTATGTGATGGGAATCGCTACCATTCTCGCGGAACGTTTCAGCGAACTTCACGAAAAGACCGAACAACTCAATGCAAAATTGGAACAAAGAGTGGAAGAAAGAACCAGGGAACTTTCCGAAACTCTCGACAACCTGAGCAGACTCAAGGATCAACAGGACGGAGACTACTTTCTCACTTCTTTACTCATCAATCCGCTCGGAAGAAACGCCGCGGAAAGCAGAAGCGTAAAGATAGAATTCTTTCTAAAACAAAAAAAGGAATTCAACTTCAAGAACCGAAACAACGAGATCGGAGGAGATCTTTGTAAAACGGAAAGCATTCTTCTTCGAGGAAGAAGGGTCACGGTTTTTTTCAACGCCGACGCGATGGGCAAGTCGATGCAGGGAGCGGGAGGCGCGCTCGTACTGGGAGCGGTGTTCAAATCGATCATCGAAAGGACGAGATTCAGTTCGTTTATGAAGGATCTTTATCCGGAACGATGGCTCAAAAACGCATTCATAGAATTGCATAGAGTTTTCGAAAGTTTCGAAGGTTCCATGCTCGTATCCATCGTGTTAGGCGTGATCGAGGACGACACGGGTTTTACGTATTACATGAACGCGGAACATCCGTATTCGATTCTTTACAGAGACGGGGTCGCTTCGTTTTTAGGGGAGAATCTTTTTTATAGAAAACTCGGTTCTCAGCTCGTGGAAGGAACCTTGTCCGTGCAGACGTTTCAGTTTATGCCCGGAGATATTCTGTTTAACGGATCGGACGGAAGGGACGATATTCTCTTGGACGTGGACGGAAAGAAAAACATGAACCACGACGAAACGAGAATTCTCAGAATCGTGGAAGAATGCAAAGGAGACTTGAAACAAATCAATTCTCAACTCAATCGGGAAGGAGTTCTTACGGACGATCTTTCCATGATGAGAATCGAATGGAACGGTCAAGTTCCTAAAAACGTAAAGATAAATCTTTCCCGGAAGGATAAGAATTCTTTGGATCAGTTTCTTTCCGATCTGCGAAACGGAAAACAAACTCATCCCGGCGCGTATCGCGAACTAAGCCTTTCCTACTTTCGATTGAGAGAATACGATAAAGCGACATTCTGCGCGCACGAATATCTGACCGCCGTTCCTTCGGATGAAATCATGTTGGGTTATACTGCGAGAATGCTTCGCAAAGCCGGAGATATGAATCAAGCTGTGGACGTGGGAGAAAGACTTCGAACCCGAAATCCGAAACACGTACGCAATCTGAAGAACTTGATCCGCGCTTACAAAGGTTTGAAGAATTCCGATCGGATCGCAAAGTTAGAAGAAATCCTTCATTCCTTAAACGGTAAAAAAACGTTCCATCGCAACCACGGCCCGTAATCCATTCTCTTGTTTAGAAAAGTCTAATAAAAAGCGGATCGATCTTTTCCGAAACGGAAGGCCTCTTTTAAGAGAACCGGTTCTCAACAACGAACTCTTTTTTCTGTTTACACTCTTGAGGGTCCGCTATTCTGGGAAATGTATTCTTCAAAAACTCGGAAGCACTCATGGGACATCACCATCATCACTCGCACGGACATTCTCACGATCATTCGCATCATTCCCACGATCATCATCACGTAGCGGGAAGTTCGAGCAGAACTCTCGTAATCGCGATCTTTCTGAATCTGTTCTATGCGGCGATCGAAGCGGGAATCGGTCTTTGGTCGGGATCTCTCGCATTGATCTCGGACGCGGGCCACAATCTGATGGACGTAAGTTCTTTGCTGCTCGCGTGGATCGCTATCAAACTTCAGGAAAAAGGCCCTTCTCCGAGATTTACGTACGGCTGGAAGAAGTCCACGATCTTGGTCAGTCTTCTCAATTCGATTTTGATTTTCAGCACGGTCGGTTTTATCGTCTACGAGTCGATCGAAAAGTTGTCCAGACCGGCTCCCGTT of Leptospira sanjuanensis contains these proteins:
- a CDS encoding SpoIIE family protein phosphatase; protein product: MNHQFRIFAYTFVFLQLVSFSLRAENSSVNLVKTCDANDVCKGNVWNVLDRFEERFLTEEFSPDGEWKRVDSFPIWTNKLYPYKSKLHTFAFFTEFDLPPGFLESPLEPGIRFGEIGEVFEIYINGQRIAKEGEISETDVVYHRTVRGQVYEIDRKVLKQKNNRLTIKLSGDPKYDHTGFYLTSGYEIGYYKELIYKEQDRIVLILIGIYITTGLYHLFLFIKRRREKHNLTFGLFALLLGLYIYTRSAAVFENEIDSTIIQRIELIALYFCISCYFGFMSQLFYRKTIPMIFYYSIFNVLLAVPTLVIPMYMSEYLLRIWQIGAICFAVPVNFYILIRGIQHRLPAAKRLFLGTVIITGTAIFDVLDSMIFNTGIAFSKYGFFFYVMGIATILAERFSELHEKTEQLNAKLEQRVEERTRELSETLDNLSRLKDQQDGDYFLTSLLINPLGRNAAESRSVKIEFFLKQKKEFNFKNRNNEIGGDLCKTESILLRGRRVTVFFNADAMGKSMQGAGGALVLGAVFKSIIERTRFSSFMKDLYPERWLKNAFIELHRVFESFEGSMLVSIVLGVIEDDTGFTYYMNAEHPYSILYRDGVASFLGENLFYRKLGSQLVEGTLSVQTFQFMPGDILFNGSDGRDDILLDVDGKKNMNHDETRILRIVEECKGDLKQINSQLNREGVLTDDLSMMRIEWNGQVPKNVKINLSRKDKNSLDQFLSDLRNGKQTHPGAYRELSLSYFRLREYDKATFCAHEYLTAVPSDEIMLGYTARMLRKAGDMNQAVDVGERLRTRNPKHVRNLKNLIRAYKGLKNSDRIAKLEEILHSLNGKKTFHRNHGP